The genomic segment CGGGGGCACGCTGGCCTCCACCTGTCCCAGTCCCGCGCACCAGGTGGCGCTGGACCTGCGCGCCGACGGCCCGGACTGCTTCGTGCTGGAGCCGCCCGGCTACCAACTGCACCTGTGGCATGCAGGCCGGCTGGTGTCGCATACCTGCGTAGTTGGCGCATACGCAGGGCCTTACCGGTTTCGTGAGGGGATGTGCTGATCGATGAAGCCCACGCAGGCCCGGCAGCGGCTGCCGCGCGCAGCGCCGGAGGGTGTGAACATGGTTGGCCCTCGGCACGAGGCAGCGCCATGGCCCCAATTCCCGTGCCGCCTGGCGCGGCCGGGAGGTGGCCAACGCGGCCATGCGGAGCATGGGGGTGGCATGGGCTTTCCGTCCGGCGGCGCTGAGCACCGCGTGCGCCATACGCGGCTGGACGATCGCCGGCGCGCAAGCCATCCCGGTCTGGTTGCAACCGGCGCTGCGCCCGGTGGGCAGCCGGGCATCGTGCAGGCCGAGGTGCTCCCGATGCGACGGCTCAGCGCAGGCCAGGGCCTGCGGTCGACGCGGTAATCATCTGCAACATCGCTGAAATGCCTCGATCGACGCCCCGGGCGCTGTTATCGTTGCGGGCGGTGCCGTTCGGCTTCGCGCACGGCTTTTGGCATGCCACCGGAAAGTCCTCCATGAAAAAACTCCTCGCTGTCCTTGCGCTCGGTCTGTTCGCTGCCGGCGCTTTTGCACAGACGCCCGCTCCGGCGGCCCCGCAGGCCGCTCCGATGGCCGCTCCGATGGCCGCTCCAATCGCCGGTCAGGCACCGGCAGCCCGGGCCAGCAAGGCAGGCAAGACCGCCAAAAAGAAAACCCACAAGAAGATGGCCAAGAAAAAGGCGGCCCACAAGGTCGGCTGAAAGGCCGGGGATCGATCTGCGTCGATGACCGCTTTGCACCCCGCATCCCTGCGTCGCACCCGGCGCGCGCGCCGGGTATGCCGCGCCAGCATGGGCCTGGCACTGCTCGCGGCGCTGCTGGCCACCGCCCAGGAGGGGGCGCAACTGACGCTGCCACGGGTCGAACTGACGGCCGGCATGTACCGTATCGAGGCCCAGGTAGCCCAGGCGCCACAGGAGCGCCAGACCGGGCTGATGCACCGCCAGGAAATGCCGCAGCACGAAGGCATGCTGTTCGTGTTCGAGCAGCCGGCACAGCAGTGCTTCTGGATGAAGGACACCTTGCTGCCACTGACGGCCGCATTCGTTGCCGATGACGGCACCATCGTGAACCTCGCGGACATGCGGCCCCGGACGCTGGACTCGCACTGCTCGGCCAAGCCCGTGCGCTATGTGCTGGAGATGAACCAGGGCTGGTTTGCCAAAAAGGGGATCAGGGCCGGGGCCAGGCTCGGTGGCGCACCGTTTGCGCACAGGTGATCGGGCGCCGCGCCCAGAGCATCGGGTCGGAACCATGCGCGACGGCGGGCGCAGGCGGCGGCTCGAAGTCCCGCCATGCGTGCAGAAAGCCCAGTGTCGCGTCACCGATCAGATGTCGTAGGCTGCGCGCAGCCATCGGAGCGCAGCGCAAGGCGCATCGTGCGGCCCATACCGAGCGTATTGGCAAGCGATGCAACGCCGCGATGCGCTTCGATGGCCAGCGCAGACCGACCGATGATCGGTGACGCGACACTAGGCCCCCCTGCTTGCGCGCAACCACGCTGCCAAGACTATCGACGGATCGAACGACCGCCGTTCACTACGCGCCGGGCGCCAAGCCGTAGCGCGCACCCGCGCCAGTGCGTCCAGGTGGGTGCGGCGGCGTGGCCTGATCCGGACATCGGACTGCCGGTTGTGCCGCTTGCCAAGCCGCAAGACGCGATGGGCAGCCGGCATGTGGTCGCCCCCCGTCGCCACATGCCTTTGGCCACGACGGCGGGCGGCCAAAGGCCATTCGTCGTTGGCAGGTTACGGCACCAGGGCCATCGTTGGGGCCGTCCGCCGGGCCTCAGGCGAAGTTCGCCTGGGCAAACTGCCAGTTCACCAACTTGTCAAAAAAGGTCTCGACGAACTTCGGGCGCAGGTTGCGGTAGTCGATGTAGTACGCGTGTTCCCACAGGTCTACGGTCAGCAGCGCCTTGTCCTGCGTGGTCAGCGGCGTGCCGGCCGCGCCGGTGTTGACGATGTCGACGCTGCCGTCGGTCTTTTTGACCAGCCAGGTCCAGCCCGAACCGAAGTTGCCCACGGCGCT from the Verminephrobacter eiseniae EF01-2 genome contains:
- a CDS encoding DUF192 domain-containing protein — its product is MTALHPASLRRTRRARRVCRASMGLALLAALLATAQEGAQLTLPRVELTAGMYRIEAQVAQAPQERQTGLMHRQEMPQHEGMLFVFEQPAQQCFWMKDTLLPLTAAFVADDGTIVNLADMRPRTLDSHCSAKPVRYVLEMNQGWFAKKGIRAGARLGGAPFAHR